The window ATCTGTTTTTTGCGCGCACCGCGTTTGGCgtccgttggagatgctctaagttttGATCATGGAGAATAGAGAGTCAGCGGCACGACCACTAAGGGCATCTTCAATACATGTAACATAATTATTAATAAAATTTGTCAGGTAGGACAATCAACTGATGATGTAGCATAAAATAAATGGGGAGAGACTAAAGACTGAGTATGTAAATTAATCAACCCTTATTGGATAATTAGAGAGCAAGCATAATTATTCGGTCGCCCCTTATGGGACCGGTGGGTGGCGCGGTCCTTCGGTTCTTTTTGCTCTAAGATGGTGTTCTACCGGTTGCCGACCTTCATGGATCTGGCCATTGACGAGTTCCTGAATGCTCCGCTGGAGATCTTCATTGGATGCTTAACGCCTGTAGATTTCTAGATCGGATGAGATTCGGTCGTGTGCGCCCCTATTTCAGCCCAAGTGGCTTCAGGAGGGTGTGACGCGAAGCTTCTTTGTCGGCTGACAGTATATGGGACACGTCGGTATTTCGATTTCCATGGTGAAGACAGTGACAGAGAACGCCATGGTGGCTGAGGTCTGAGGTCTTGTAATAGCGGATCGAGTCTTCGCAGCGATAAGAACTTTGCTTGGTGATTTGTGACTCGTGGCAGCGGCATCGACAAGTGGGGGCGGCAACACAGGCGGAGTACAGAGTCTTAGCTTTCGGGGTGAAAACCCAAGGTTTGGCCTTAATGGTTGTTCATGACGGTGACCTTGTTAAAGGCATTATTTTGAGAGCGCGGATCTTCTCCAGGATGAACACCTAAGATCTAGGATCAGGCGATGACGGTGGTTCTGCACCGTTTCCTTCTTGGAAGCTTCGTTTTAGGAGAATTAGGATTTCGGGTGTTGTCTAGGTGGTGGTTCGTGCTGCAGCTACGAGGAATTGATCGTTGCTGTAGGatcattctttttcttttctttttcttttttattgtcTTTTGGCTGTGTGCATTCGTAATGTCTTTACGATATTGTGTTGTTGCAGAGAccgggtgtaattggtatcttcgCTATATTTAATATATTTCCTTTATCAAAAAAGTTGTTTGGCTGTGTAACTTGTTTGTGATGGCATAAACATTTTTCTGAACAAGATTGTATATAAAGAGATGCCCTAAACACACACTCGATCGTGTTGGATACAAACGAATTTCCCGAGAAGCTAGCCCAAACATCCAAAAGAGCGAGGGAGGGTAGAAATTGTaggtcaactctctctctctctccctggccctctctctctcttccattTTTTTGTCTGGTGAGGGGTAGTAGTGGACGCGCGGTGGTGGTCGTGTCCTCTTTCTCTCTCCTTCATATCATTATTTTATTTTAATCATCAAACGACAAAGTGGGGGGAGAGTGAAGGAAAGGGGGCAGACCGCCGTTCCTTTACATCTTTTCCCTGCCGCAATATCATACTCCAATCCAACCACAGCTTTCCTTGCTAATAATTTGCCAGTTCTTCTCCTCCCTCTTCTCCCACTTATTTACTCCACCTTTGCTTTCGTTGCCACTGTTCCATCTCGTAGGTTTCGTCGTCCCTTGCCACACTTGAGGTTTGTTTGTAGATAAGATAGAGGCGAAATAAAGAAAAAAGCAAGAGAAACGAGAGAGAGCTGAGCAAGAAAGGATAACCTAGCTAGCTAGGTCGGGAGCATGGATCCGGTTACTGCATCCATCCACGGTCACCATCTTCCTCCACCGTTCAATACCCGTGATTTCCATCAccatctccagcagcagcagctgcaTCTCAAGTCGGAGGACGACCATGGCGGCGGCTCTCCGTTTGGCGGCCACGGCACCAAGCACGGCCACGAGGATGACGAGAACAGTGGCAACGGCCACGGCAGCGGCGGTGAGCTTGCTCTGATTTCCCCTTCAGGTGGCGGACTTCAGGATGGAGGCGAGAACGGATCGCGCCGACCGAGGGGCCGCCCGGCCGGGTCCAAGAACAAGCCGAAGCCTCCAATCATCATTACGCGGGACAGCGCTAACACGCTCCGGACGCACGTCATGGAGGTCGCGGGCGGGTGCGACATCTCCGAGAGCATCACGGCGTTCGCCCGCCGCCGGCAACGCGGGGTCTGCGTGCTGAGCGGCGCGGGCACCGTGACCAACGTCACGCTGCGGCAGCCTGCCTCGCAGGGCGCGGTTGTCGCCCTCCACGGCCGGTTCGAGATACTCTCACTGTCTGGCTCCTTCCTACCCCCTCCAGCACCACCGGAAGCCACGGGGCTCACCGTCTACCTTGCCGGCGGGAAGGGGCAGGTGGTCGGCGGCACCGTTGTCGGCTCGCTGACCGCCGCGGGGCCGGTGGTGATAATGGCAGCTTCCTTCGCGAACGCTGTCTACGAGCGATTGCCGTTGGAGGAAGACGAGTTGCTTGCAGCGCAAGGGCAGGCAGACAGCACCGGGATGCTGGCTGCGGGGCAGCAAGCATCTCAGATGGCCGGCGGAGACGTGGATCCAAGCCTCTTCGAAGGGCTGCCACCGAACCTCCTCGGCAACGTGCAGCTCCCGCCGGAAGCCGCCGGCTGCAGATGGAACCCAGGCACAGCCGGTGGCCGCCCGTCACCGTTCTAATCACGGCCGCTGGACCCTGCAGCCGGCACGTTAGAAAGGTTATGTGTTTTAATTAGCTTTCTTCCTTAACGTCGCATCTCGAAGGATTTCCGTGGGAATTATTGCATACCATTTCGGATCTTGTTAAATAGCATGTCCGCATCAGGATTGTTTCTGATATGTATCGTTGTCTACATCAGTTATTGTTTCGGTTATGTCTTGTGTCTCATAACTGATTTTGCAGTTGAGGTGAGAGGCTAGCACCTTATATTCTTCCTTTTGTTTCTCATGTTCAGATACTAGTCATCAACCTGTGCCACCGCACAGGCTTGCTTAATCTTGAACAATCCATATGGAAAACTGTAGAAATTATAACAAAAAACGCATGAATTCTGTCAACTTGGGTTGGTTGTTTGGTTCCTTGGTTTACAGGATTTCGAAAACACATGAATTCTATCAACTTGGTTTACAGAAATTATAACAAAAAACACATGAATTGAAAAaactcaaaaatcctgataaatatggccaaattaaagtcaaaccacataAAAATGTATTGTTAGATTCTCAATATAACACTACAGATCTTGGTCTTGTTTTTCGTGCATAAAAATTTGAAAAAAGAAAGTCCAAGTGAATGTTAGCATTCCTGGGTTTTCTTTGAAACTGAGATCAAAGGAAATTTCCTCCCTTTTTCCTTTGCCCCATTCATTTGAACAAAATGCATGAATTGTACTATCACAAAAAATATATATCTATTCCTACCTTTTCCCCTCTACTTCTCCTTTGAACCAAAGAGGCGCTTTAATAGCTATCCACTTACCTAAAAACAGCATTCAGTTGTTTGAATTAAGATCTTTGTATTATTGTTCCTAGACAGTACGACAACCAAGTGACTTTTGATATGTAAGCGCAAGTTCTTTAATTTAAAGTATGtacactccctcctttccggtcatGGGAtttttttttttagagaaaaggccaaggcccgactttatagataaagccaccaggcagcgtCACGGATACCACAGGTTCACAGGAAATCATAACCACACAGAGGAGTTTAAGAGAAACCTAAGTAAGCATGATACAGGCAACTGCCATACACAGCGCGCAGGCCGGGGAGGAGAAAGACCAAATGTCCGCAAACGACAGCACCAAATTATACGGCAGGGTTCGTCCCGGACATCTGAGAAGCCGAAGCCCGAATTTTGTTGATGAGCAGGTCCAGGGCGTCCCGATCAggctccttagtcaatgatctccactgctgcaagaatatacatgatttgaatagaacatcAGCAGGTTTAGATGGGAAGGTAagctcaatagtaaatttgtttctAATATTCCATAAGGCCCAGCATAAGGCTCCCAAGCCAACCCAAAATACCC is drawn from Triticum dicoccoides isolate Atlit2015 ecotype Zavitan chromosome 6B, WEW_v2.0, whole genome shotgun sequence and contains these coding sequences:
- the LOC119326706 gene encoding AT-hook motif nuclear-localized protein 24-like; this encodes MDPVTASIHGHHLPPPFNTRDFHHHLQQQQLHLKSEDDHGGGSPFGGHGTKHGHEDDENSGNGHGSGGELALISPSGGGLQDGGENGSRRPRGRPAGSKNKPKPPIIITRDSANTLRTHVMEVAGGCDISESITAFARRRQRGVCVLSGAGTVTNVTLRQPASQGAVVALHGRFEILSLSGSFLPPPAPPEATGLTVYLAGGKGQVVGGTVVGSLTAAGPVVIMAASFANAVYERLPLEEDELLAAQGQADSTGMLAAGQQASQMAGGDVDPSLFEGLPPNLLGNVQLPPEAAGCRWNPGTAGGRPSPF